The Streptococcus viridans genome contains the following window.
TAGGAGTCTTTGGTAGTATCTTGGAATTCTTCGTCATCTATCTGGTAAAAGATTTAACGCGTTATGATTGGACGAAACAGCTCATCAATGAGCAGAAGCATACCATGATTTGGTCGGAGGCGCTACCGACGATCCTTATTTTGGCACTGATTTCCTTCCTAGCTTTGGTCATCTATTCTTACCGAGATGCCAATTCCTTGTCCCCACTTCTGAATATCTTTTGTATCAGTGGGATATTGATGGGATTGGTGCTAGTAGTGGTATTTGACATCCAGTTACAAGTCATCGGTTGTCACACGGTCTTCTTGTTGGTTTATTCCATTAGTCTTTTGCGGACCAGGATGAAGGAGTGGGAGGGGGAGTCTGATCTCGAAAGGGTCTATGACAATCCTATTCTCCAGCGCTTTCACCTGATCCTCCACCAATCCAAACACTGGCCTTGGTTGGCAGTCATCTTTGCCCTTCCCTTATTAGCGGTATTGGTCATGGTCCTCATGCTCTTTGGTCAACGTCCTGATAGCTTGGTCAAGGCCTGGACCAATACGGCTGACTGGACCTTCTCGGAAAAGATCCCTCCTCAGAATCTCATTATTGATGAGCACTATCTCTGTACAGTCGCAGCAGGTGGTCATGAAAAGGTGGTCAAGCCCCAGCGGATGGGAGTCCGGCATGGTCATCCTGTTGTGGTTAATCGCCAGCTCTGTATTGCAAATGCCTTTGAGCAGGTCTTAGAAGAAAAGACACCACGTTTTCATCGATTCCTGCGTCGTAATTATGACCGTTATGGCTACCCCTTTGCTAAACATATCAAGAAGAAATGGGCTATGGATGTCATTTACTATCTAATGAAACCCCTGGAATGGCTCTTCTTACTCGTCCTCTACTTGGTCGATCACAAGCCAGAAAATCGGATTGCTCTGCAGTACATCCCTCCTGTACCAGAAGGGTTTTCTCCTGAGACAGATGGGAAATGAGCGGAACTATCGGACTTCTACTTGACAAGCGACCAGTAGCGCGATATAATGAGACAAATTTAACCTTTAAGGGGTCCAGAGAGGCCTGCAAGGAAAGACAGAAAAAAGATCAGCGGACCAAGTCTAGCTGATCATTTGTAGGACCTTGCTTTTGCGAGGTCTTTTTTGC
Protein-coding sequences here:
- a CDS encoding DUF6688 domain-containing protein, translated to MKRIAHWYKKWNQELETKFLASLVKINFMTNFLIFLSLSVFLIIRSLPGNIQSLGFWNAIFGVGIYSVTILVHALVVSYFVPNIFVILYVISRWSTIQAQTLEKELVGVYDEKEEEKIKRRVNNRKYFVILWIGVFGSILEFFVIYLVKDLTRYDWTKQLINEQKHTMIWSEALPTILILALISFLALVIYSYRDANSLSPLLNIFCISGILMGLVLVVVFDIQLQVIGCHTVFLLVYSISLLRTRMKEWEGESDLERVYDNPILQRFHLILHQSKHWPWLAVIFALPLLAVLVMVLMLFGQRPDSLVKAWTNTADWTFSEKIPPQNLIIDEHYLCTVAAGGHEKVVKPQRMGVRHGHPVVVNRQLCIANAFEQVLEEKTPRFHRFLRRNYDRYGYPFAKHIKKKWAMDVIYYLMKPLEWLFLLVLYLVDHKPENRIALQYIPPVPEGFSPETDGK